A region of the Haematobia irritans isolate KBUSLIRL chromosome 5, ASM5000362v1, whole genome shotgun sequence genome:
atgtcaccagcattactgggatTGACCCTTTgtaagcaaggcgggcatgccaaccTTTGCACCACAGTGGTTCCTGTATTACATAGTTGGCCAAAATAAATCCTTAGCAATAGGCCCTTATATTAATTCAAAGATAATATTTTGATTACCCTTGACTTCTCTACTGGGTAAAGGTCATCCCaatataaatgaaaaacaaaaatgaacatTCGTTCGATATTCAATGTTtcgtttttgtaattttttttttgtctcattTTCGTATACCCAGAAGCAATAACAAACGAAATGGAcaacaaatttatagaaatgggACAATGCCCAACCAACATGAGTGAGATAAGAAGACGTGCGGAACTAATTCAGAAAGAAATGGCAAAGCTATAGCTGGCTAGCTAGTTGGCTCTGTGGCAGGAATACACCTAAAggcagagagagaaagagagagagataaTCGGACAAGACAATTTAAAGGATTGCCATTTAATTTAGCAAACATTCAATGGCAAAGGATCAGGGTTTAAAGTTTAGCTCAATCCTAAAAATAGCTACATCCAATGATGCTCCCTCCATGGAGAGTAATGTCACAGGAGCTTTACTTTTTAACAAAACGTGTGGGGGTGTTTCTTGTTGTCAATGGATTACATTTTGTTGATACTATATTGTGTGTATCAGTATGGCAATTTTAGAATGTTGACTAGATATTGTGAATTAAGATTGTTTTCTTATTTAGAAAATTGGATTGATTTCATGTTTACAATCAAATAATACAGGCTATGGTAGGAAaagtaaaaatttgccaaagtccttttgagaattttttaaagatttagtCATTTAATCTCTTTCATACTGTTCAAAATCATactcctacacgcaaaaaataattctttccttccaAATGAAACTTAAGACAAACAatcgtcggatggtattgaaaatggaacaTATCAGATCTTTTGCAGGTATAgattctatataaaccgatccccagatttgacgttttGAGCCTCTTCGATGACCTGTAACTAAACGTTAAATGACTGCGGTAAACAcgtccaaaaatgtattttatacactccaccataggatgggggtatattaactttgtcattctgtttgtaacacatcgaaatattgctctaagaccacataaagtatacatattctgggtcgtggtgaaattttgagccgatcgaagcatgtccgtccatccgtctgttgaaatcaggctaacttccgaacgaaacaagctatcgacttgaaacttggcacaagtagttgttattgatgtaggtcgaatggtattgcaaatgggccatatcggtccacttttacgtatagcccctataaaaacggacccccaaatttggcttgggggtccgtttatataggggctatgaaatgtgcttctctaagagaagcaaatttcatccgatccagctgaaatttggtacatggtgttagtataaggtctctaacaaccatgcaaaaattggtccacatcggttcataattatatataaccccatataaaccgatccccagatttggcttgcggaacctctaagagaagcaaatttcatccgatccggctgaaatttggtacatgatgttagcatatggtatctaatgaccatgcaaaagttggtcgaaatcggtccataattatatatagccctcatataaaccgatccccagatttgacctccggagccccttggaagagcaaaattcatccgattcagttgatatttggtacgtggtgttaatatatggcctcaaacacccatgcaaaaattggtcgaaatcggtccataattatatatagcacccatataaaccgacccccagatttaacctccggagccccgtggaagagcaaaattcatccgattcggttgaaatttggtacgtgatgttagtacatggtatccaacaatcatgcagaaattggttcatatcagtccataattatatatagaccccatataaaccgatccccaggtttgacctccggtgccttttggagaaacaaaattcatccgatctgtttcaaatttggtacgcagtggtagtatatgatatttaacataaCCATATATAGacgccatttaaaccgatcccgagatttggtttaggagcctcttggaggagcacatttcattcgagtcagttgaaatttggtacattgtactagtatatggccgttaacaaccatgcctaactaggtccatatcggtctatagttatatatagagccctcagataaatcgatccccaatcacacaaaaattggtccatatcgagttcaaaattgcccaccaaaaaaagcgtcgccaaaaaagtaatgaaaatgttctttttggatccggaagtggtgcaaaatttatGCAGAAGGGATGGAtttaacatggggttgtcataggttgccattttaacagccgttgcactgaatttgcatcacttctttaggcgtgatccgaattcaatgttttggatgtaaattaaaaaattctgtgatattttgtcaaataaataatttttataattttttatcatttttaatggattctaacacttgtctgaaacgtttgacatcaaatattttcaaaaattcacaattttttgcaaattggatttagtatttttttcgataaaattttaataatttgtaccattttatgaattcttaaaccgtTTTTTACCaaagtgaaacaaaaaagttaaaattacccattaaaaatataaaaaagcatgttataaaaaatagaatgaaaagaacttcctgtgtagttaaaataaagaacatcattgggagttcatcttctggaagtgcttttaaagttgtgccttaggacgaacttccaagtttttttgctgggtgtatatagcccccatatttcaattgtggCTCTATACGTACCGTGCataattccatatcgattcgtaattattaccttttttgtctaatatataccacgcatggactaactcacaatttagaaaacaaaattaagaagttttaagataccacaacccaagtaattcgattgtggatgacagtctttcgtagaagtttccacgcaatccatggtggaggatacataagattcggcctggccgaacttacggccatatacttgttttgtatttatttctacacagaaaatttttccaattttaattgagttttaaaaaatattcaattaaaaatttaattgattccataaattttttaattgaaacaaaaatcgatcacaaatattaatagtatcaattaatttttaattggattaattaagtttttgattgactttcaatttacgtggtgtatatagtctctaacaaccgatccccaatcacacaaaaattggtccatatcggttcaaaatcgtggttgccactcgagccaaaaataatctaccaatattttatttctatagaaaatttcatcaaattttatttgtatacacaattttgtcaaaactttattcccacagaaaattttatcaaaattttatttttatagaaaattttgacaaaattgcatttctatagaaaatgttgtcaaaattttatttctatagaaaattttgttaaaattttatttctatagaaaattttgtcaaaattatatttctataaaaaattttgtcaaaattttatttctataaaaatatttgtcaacattttatgtctatagaaaactttgttaaaattttgtttctatagaaaattttgtcaacattttttttctatagaaaattttgtcaacattttttttctatagaaaatattgtcaaaattttatttctatagaaatttttgtcaaaactttatttgtatagaaaattttattgctatagaaaattttgtcaaaattttatttctatagaaaattttgtcaaaattataattctaaagaaaattttgtcaaaatattatttctacagaaaattttatcaaaatttaattctataggaaattttgtccaaattttatttctatagaaaattttgtcaaaattttatttctatagaaaattttgtcaaaattttatttctatagaaaattttccaaaattttatttctatagacaattttaccaattttttttttctatagaaaattttgtcaaaattataattctaaagaaaattttatcaaaatttaattctgtagaaaattttgtccaaattttatttctatagaaaattttgtcaaaattttatttctatagaaaattttgtcaaaattttatttctttagaaaattttaccaaaattttatttctatagacaattttaccaaaattttatttctatagacaattttaccaaaattttatttctatagaaaattttgtttctataaaaaattttgtcaaaatttaatttctatataaaattttgtcaaaattttatttctattgaaaattttgtccaaattttatttctattgaaaattttgtcaaaattttatttttgttgaaaatgttgtcagaattttatttctatataaaattttgtcaaaattttatttctattgaaaattttgtccaaattttatttctattgaaaattttgtcaaaattttatttctgttgaaaatgttgtcagaattttatttctatagaaaattttgtcaaaattttatttccatagaaaattttgtcaaattgtatttctatagaaaattttgtcgaaatttaatctctatagaaaattttgtcaaactgaattatatacgtatttaatcggtcttttttggtTAGTATATACCccctatggactaacttacaatttagaagacggtgttaagaagttttaagataccttgctatcggcaagtgttactgcaactcaagtaattcgattgtggatgacagtctttagtagaagtttttacgcaatccatggtggagggtacataagatgcggcctggtcgaacttacggccgtatatacttgttattattaaacAAACCAACCCTCTTGATGGAGAAAGTTTATGCATAAATCCTATCTTACCTTTacgcaattttcaattttgtaccatctagaagtaaacattttgcaCTCAAtgatataaacttttcaatacagTGAACCAGTTTTAGAAATCAGTACAAGAAATCATTAACCTTTTTAAATCTCatcaatttttaaatatgatcgattgtttgatttttttcgtcTTTATGTCATACTTATGTTAGCAATGCAAAAACGCAAAGTAACACAAAAGCCCAAATGTCTTTTAATTGTCGACATCTACGCCGGTGTTATTGACAAGAAAGTGCTCTTTCTTATAATGCTATAAAGGTGGGCCTAAAGCCATAatctcaaaaacaaaatttctagaaacccaagtgctttgtttttttactaaatgtAGATAAAGCAAATAGcaataattgtatttatttgccaaactttatggtaagattttggcaaatattctTCGTATAAAAGCCAGTTGATGTGAGGCAAAGATCACCAAAACTTCATCTACTTTCAAAGACTTCATTTTGCAGAatagaaaaaagcaaaaaatcaccATGAAAGTTTTCATTACTTTGGCTGTTGTTTGCTTTGTAGCTGCCACTTTGGCCACTGTAGGATTTTTggtttaaaacatttaaaatatctCCTTATTAAtatcgatatttttttaaattacagcCTGTTGAATTGAATGAGGAACAACAAGCCAAGGCTAAGGAAATCTTCGATGAATGTGTTATCCAAGAAAAGCTTACCGAAGAGGAAACCACCAAATTGCGCAACAAAGACTATGCCAATCCCTCCATGAATTTGAAATGTTTCGGCACCTGTTTCTTTGAAAAGGTTGGCACTTTGAAGAACAATGAAATCCAAGAAGATGTTGTTCTCGAGAAAGTAACACCCATCCTTGGTGAAGAGAAGACCAAGATAGCTTTGGAGAAATGCCGTGGCATCAAGGGTGAAGATCGTTGTGATACTGGTTtccaaatctatcaatgtttcgAAAACTTCAAGGCTGAACAAATGGCTGCCTAAGGCTACAATGGAAATTGATTCCATATGATAAAGAAGGACGatttataaaatgaaatgttaaaatgctttgtaaaataattaataaaaaatattttttcaaagtttcaaaGAGttatgttttgaatttattttctatatgggTTAAAGAAAAAACTGCCGAgagcaaacaatttttataacataCCCAATTCGTAAAATCTTCTAAGTTATTTGGAGGAATAACCTAGAGACTTATTGACATTTTCAAGCAGTATTCGATCTGTGCTTTCAGAATGCATAAtacaaacaaatggaaaatagaGTACTGCAATGCGAGACTCAAAATGGTATAATTTACTATAAAGTACCAGCAGGAATACTGCACGGATCCAAACAATGGCCTTTctgggggagccaccgtggtgcaatggttaacatgtcctccttgcatacacaggatcGTGGGTT
Encoded here:
- the LOC142240370 gene encoding general odorant-binding protein 56a-like — encoded protein: MKVFITLAVVCFVAATLATPVELNEEQQAKAKEIFDECVIQEKLTEEETTKLRNKDYANPSMNLKCFGTCFFEKVGTLKNNEIQEDVVLEKVTPILGEEKTKIALEKCRGIKGEDRCDTGFQIYQCFENFKAEQMAA